In the genome of Desulfofarcimen acetoxidans DSM 771, one region contains:
- the polA gene encoding DNA polymerase I, translating into MSLKSLTEAKNNTILVIDGNSLIHRAFHAIPLLSTADGLPTNAVYGFTNMLLKILNDIQPKWVTVAFDKSKTTFRNQEYSEYKAHRKATPEELRPQFSLVKDVLNALSIKWLEAEGYEADDLIGTIVKKAEEEDADVVILSGDKDILQLVSDKTRAILTKKGITEIEEYNAENVYRKFGVHPNQITDYKGLTGDPSDNIPGVPGIGPKTATKLLQDFDSVENILANLDKITSRARTLMENNSEQALLSKRLATIITNVPVQITLEQCIRTEPNEAELFNILKKLEFKKLLRDMLTAETGNSNQIKQKHLINKQSYAVEYITLSEQEDFEDLLVQAQKSGKVALALQGRREKGLISVALCLSEGQNYLLPLNSSTETTSFALKLLQNICVDSKIKKCCYDTKADLWLLHYYGIEINQPGFDVMLADYLLNPGKSARSLPETALSHLDIVLQEGSETYLPASAEVISRLVDILQSKLLLQEQENLYYDIELPLLKVLASMERTGVSVDKEQLQLMSEELNKKLQVLTTDIYEHAGEIFNINSTKQLGSILFEKLKLKAGKKTKTGYSTDVTVLEELAGDHPVVSLLLEYRQLAKLKSTYVDGLTGLINPQTGKLHTTFHQAVTATGRLSSSEPNLQNVPIRLDAGRKIRKFFVPCKPDNFIFSADYSQIELRILAHIAQDNNLMDAFAKKQDIHTRTASEVFGVAMDEVTPEMRGRAKAVNFGIVYGISDFGLAKDIKVTRKEAGRYINNYFNRYSGVKAYIDRVIREAREKGYVTTILNRRRYLPDLFSSNRVVRSFGERTAMNTPIQGSASDIIKLAMVLIYREMRKRKLSSTMILQVHDELIFDVVASEVEEMQNLVKYYMENAVELSVPLVVDMKIGPNWYDVQKI; encoded by the coding sequence TTGTCACTGAAATCTTTAACGGAAGCTAAAAACAATACCATTTTAGTAATTGATGGAAACAGCCTTATCCACCGGGCCTTCCACGCCATCCCGCTTTTATCAACAGCAGATGGTTTGCCTACCAATGCTGTTTACGGTTTCACCAACATGCTTTTAAAAATTCTCAATGATATACAGCCCAAGTGGGTAACAGTTGCCTTTGATAAGAGCAAAACAACTTTTCGCAACCAGGAATACAGTGAATATAAAGCGCACCGCAAGGCCACTCCAGAGGAACTTAGGCCACAGTTCTCTCTGGTTAAAGATGTCTTAAATGCGTTGTCCATTAAATGGTTAGAAGCCGAAGGTTATGAGGCGGATGATTTAATAGGGACGATCGTAAAAAAAGCTGAAGAGGAAGATGCGGATGTAGTCATACTTAGCGGTGACAAGGATATATTGCAACTTGTCTCTGATAAAACAAGAGCCATCTTAACGAAAAAAGGTATCACTGAAATTGAAGAATATAATGCAGAAAATGTATATAGGAAATTCGGTGTTCACCCAAATCAAATTACTGATTATAAGGGACTAACCGGGGATCCGTCTGACAATATACCCGGAGTTCCTGGCATCGGCCCTAAAACAGCAACTAAACTGCTGCAAGATTTTGATTCAGTAGAAAATATTTTAGCAAATTTAGATAAGATTACTTCAAGAGCACGAACTTTAATGGAAAACAACAGTGAACAGGCCTTGTTATCAAAAAGGCTGGCTACAATTATAACAAATGTCCCCGTGCAAATAACCCTGGAACAATGTATCAGAACAGAACCTAATGAAGCTGAATTATTTAATATACTAAAAAAATTAGAATTCAAGAAACTGCTGCGAGATATGTTGACCGCAGAAACCGGCAATTCCAATCAGATTAAACAAAAGCATCTAATAAACAAACAGAGCTACGCGGTAGAATATATAACCTTATCAGAACAGGAGGACTTTGAAGATCTTCTTGTTCAGGCTCAAAAAAGCGGTAAGGTTGCTCTGGCTCTGCAAGGAAGGAGAGAAAAAGGCTTAATATCAGTAGCTCTGTGCTTATCAGAGGGACAGAACTACTTATTGCCATTAAATTCAAGTACTGAAACCACGTCATTTGCACTAAAATTATTGCAAAATATATGTGTAGACAGTAAAATAAAAAAATGTTGTTATGACACTAAAGCTGATTTATGGCTGTTGCACTATTACGGTATAGAGATAAACCAACCAGGTTTTGATGTTATGCTTGCGGATTACCTGCTTAATCCCGGCAAATCTGCCCGCAGTCTGCCTGAAACAGCACTATCGCACTTGGATATTGTTCTGCAAGAGGGCAGCGAAACATATTTGCCGGCCAGTGCGGAAGTCATTTCTCGCTTGGTCGATATTTTACAAAGCAAGCTGCTGCTGCAGGAACAGGAAAATCTATATTATGATATTGAACTGCCGCTGCTGAAAGTACTGGCCAGCATGGAAAGAACAGGCGTTAGTGTAGACAAAGAACAACTGCAGCTGATGTCTGAAGAACTAAATAAAAAACTTCAGGTATTAACCACGGATATTTACGAACATGCAGGCGAAATTTTTAACATTAATTCTACTAAGCAATTGGGAAGCATACTCTTTGAAAAACTTAAACTCAAGGCAGGCAAAAAAACCAAAACCGGTTATTCTACTGATGTTACAGTGCTGGAAGAACTCGCCGGTGATCACCCGGTTGTGTCATTACTCTTGGAATACAGGCAGTTGGCAAAATTGAAGTCCACTTATGTCGACGGTTTAACCGGCTTAATCAACCCTCAAACAGGGAAGCTGCATACTACTTTTCACCAGGCAGTTACGGCTACGGGAAGGTTATCCAGTTCGGAACCAAATCTACAAAATGTACCAATTAGATTAGATGCAGGCAGAAAAATACGAAAATTTTTCGTGCCCTGCAAGCCTGATAATTTTATTTTTTCAGCCGACTATTCGCAGATAGAACTGCGAATTCTTGCCCATATTGCCCAGGATAATAACTTAATGGACGCTTTTGCTAAAAAACAAGATATTCATACCAGAACTGCATCAGAAGTTTTCGGAGTTGCCATGGATGAAGTTACACCTGAAATGAGGGGACGGGCCAAGGCTGTGAACTTTGGTATTGTTTACGGTATCAGTGACTTTGGCCTAGCTAAGGACATAAAGGTAACCCGCAAAGAAGCAGGAAGATATATTAATAACTACTTTAACCGTTATTCCGGAGTTAAAGCCTATATTGACCGGGTGATTCGGGAAGCCAGAGAAAAAGGTTATGTCACTACGATTTTGAACAGGCGACGCTACCTGCCGGATTTATTTAGTTCCAACCGTGTTGTTCGTTCCTTCGGAGAAAGAACAGCCATGAACACACCCATTCAGGGAAGCGCGTCTGATATTATAAAACTGGCGATGGTTTTAATTTACCGGGAAATGCGTAAAAGAAAGCTTTCCTCCACCATGATTTTACAGGTTCACGATGAATTAATTTTTGATGTAGTTGCCAGTGAAGTTGAAGAGATGCAGAACCTGGTTAAATATTATATGGAAAATGCAGTAGAATTAAGTGTTCCATTGGTGGTAGATATGAAAATAGGACCCAACTGGTATGACGTGCAAAAGATTTAG
- the mutM gene encoding bifunctional DNA-formamidopyrimidine glycosylase/DNA-(apurinic or apyrimidinic site) lyase, which yields MPELPEVETIKRTLEPKLTGQSFTEALIYLPTIIRIPGIEEFKKEIVGQKIKSISRRGKYLTINLSNNLALIFHLRMTGRLIYCHADEPIVKHTHLILKLDSGNELRFIDVRQFGRIWLVSVQKLNTVSGLKDLGPEPFDKKFTREFLKKELRRRRTRIKPLLLDQTFIAGLGNIYADEALHRARIHPEKLACNLTARETSKLFITIREVLEEGINNRGTTFRDYVDGNGQAGSNQELLQIYNREGQPCLKCKTTIVRIKISGRSSYFCPSCQKE from the coding sequence ATGCCGGAATTACCGGAAGTGGAAACAATCAAACGCACTCTTGAACCTAAATTAACCGGCCAATCCTTTACGGAAGCCTTAATTTACTTACCTACCATTATACGTATCCCCGGAATTGAAGAATTTAAAAAAGAAATAGTAGGACAAAAAATTAAGAGTATATCAAGGCGAGGTAAATATCTGACTATTAATCTTTCCAATAATTTAGCTTTGATATTTCACTTGCGCATGACCGGTAGGCTGATTTACTGCCATGCAGATGAACCAATAGTTAAACACACTCATTTGATTTTAAAATTGGACAGCGGCAATGAACTGCGTTTTATTGATGTACGCCAGTTTGGCCGTATTTGGCTGGTTTCCGTTCAAAAACTCAATACTGTAAGCGGGCTTAAAGATCTGGGGCCCGAGCCTTTTGATAAAAAATTCACTCGAGAATTCTTAAAAAAGGAACTGCGCAGGAGAAGAACCAGAATAAAACCTTTGCTTCTGGACCAAACATTTATAGCCGGGCTGGGTAACATTTATGCAGATGAGGCTCTACACCGGGCACGCATACACCCGGAAAAACTTGCTTGCAATCTTACTGCACGGGAAACCTCCAAACTTTTTATAACCATACGTGAGGTTTTGGAAGAAGGTATCAATAACAGGGGCACCACTTTTCGCGACTATGTGGATGGTAACGGCCAAGCCGGATCAAACCAGGAACTCCTGCAAATCTATAACAGGGAAGGCCAACCCTGTTTGAAATGCAAAACAACTATTGTCAGGATTAAAATAAGCGGAAGAAGCTCGTACTTTTGTCCTTCCTGTCAAAAAGAATAA
- the ytaF gene encoding sporulation membrane protein YtaF → MQLISLLLFALALNMDAFATGIAYGMRRILLPLSSLLIISFTSMATITISMQSGRFLADIFSPAFAHRLGGAILLCIGIWILIQAIRESRQITEETQEAAEMTIKQLMHIRIRSLGLVIQVLREPTKADIDKSGVISPKEAIILGLALSMDAFGAGFAVSMFGFPILITALVVGIGHIILTKAGLLIGKSATKCHFSRHFIALPGCILILLGLFKIV, encoded by the coding sequence TTGCAACTAATATCTTTATTGCTCTTTGCTTTAGCTTTAAACATGGATGCATTTGCAACAGGCATCGCTTATGGGATGAGAAGAATATTATTACCCTTATCATCTTTGCTGATCATTAGTTTTACATCCATGGCCACTATTACCATATCAATGCAATCAGGAAGGTTCCTGGCCGATATTTTTTCACCGGCTTTTGCTCACCGCTTAGGTGGAGCCATTCTACTTTGTATAGGAATATGGATTCTAATACAAGCTATTAGAGAATCCAGACAGATAACTGAAGAAACTCAGGAAGCAGCAGAAATGACAATTAAACAATTGATGCATATACGCATCCGTTCGCTGGGGCTGGTTATCCAGGTTTTACGTGAACCAACCAAGGCTGATATCGATAAATCAGGGGTTATTTCTCCCAAGGAAGCTATAATTTTGGGTCTAGCCTTATCAATGGACGCTTTTGGTGCCGGTTTTGCTGTGTCAATGTTTGGATTTCCCATTCTGATCACAGCTCTGGTTGTTGGCATAGGTCATATAATTCTAACAAAAGCCGGTCTGCTTATCGGCAAAAGTGCTACAAAGTGCCACTTCAGCCGTCATTTTATAGCCCTTCCAGGCTGCATATTAATTTTATTAGGATTATTTAAAATTGTTTAA
- the coaE gene encoding dephospho-CoA kinase (Dephospho-CoA kinase (CoaE) performs the final step in coenzyme A biosynthesis.), with amino-acid sequence MLTIGLTGNIASGKSIVSKYLKELGAEIIDADIIAREVVKPGSPALTEIKQEFGQQVTHHNGTLNRKYLGNIVFADPNALKKLNQITHPRIRELINMEIQKHSLKLNSSNKGILIIDAALLIEFGIHKMVDIVWVVQLDPILQLKRLMRRDNLPEAEAHQRINVQMPQSEKVKHATKIISNNGTVEELHKKIRELWDELK; translated from the coding sequence ATGCTGACAATCGGACTTACCGGGAATATAGCAAGCGGTAAAAGCATTGTATCAAAATATTTAAAAGAACTGGGCGCTGAAATAATTGATGCTGATATTATAGCCAGAGAAGTTGTTAAGCCCGGTTCACCCGCACTCACTGAAATAAAACAAGAATTTGGTCAGCAGGTAACTCACCATAATGGTACTTTAAACAGAAAGTACCTTGGCAATATAGTTTTTGCCGATCCAAATGCTCTAAAGAAGCTAAATCAAATAACACATCCCCGTATTAGAGAGCTAATTAACATGGAGATACAAAAGCATTCTCTTAAGCTTAACTCTTCAAACAAAGGCATACTGATTATTGATGCTGCTCTGTTAATTGAGTTTGGTATACATAAAATGGTTGACATAGTCTGGGTTGTTCAGCTAGATCCCATCCTACAGCTTAAGAGATTAATGCGGCGGGACAACCTTCCTGAAGCAGAAGCCCACCAGCGCATCAATGTCCAGATGCCGCAGTCTGAAAAAGTAAAACATGCTACCAAGATTATTTCCAATAACGGTACTGTTGAGGAACTACACAAGAAAATAAGGGAGTTATGGGATGAATTGAAATAA
- a CDS encoding lytic transglycosylase domain-containing protein — protein sequence MVKLAVSRRRKTRFKIKKFLTLILLVLITTLFLNLDRFGKVLYSFPHRDIIFYYAQANQVDPYLIAAVIKTESNFDNKAVSAKGALGLMQLMPDTAEWIANQMGKNDFKTQDLYNEETNIALGSWYLANLHKEFKGDTILVLASYNGGRGNVKEWLESNHWNGEHNTLDQIPFPETRQFVRKVLWNYKMYNYLYDD from the coding sequence GTGGTAAAATTGGCAGTTTCCCGCAGAAGAAAAACCAGATTTAAAATTAAAAAATTCCTCACACTTATTCTACTAGTACTAATTACAACACTGTTTTTAAATTTGGATCGGTTCGGAAAAGTATTGTACAGCTTTCCACACAGGGATATAATTTTTTATTATGCCCAAGCCAATCAGGTTGATCCTTACCTAATTGCGGCTGTAATTAAGACTGAAAGTAATTTTGATAACAAGGCCGTATCAGCAAAAGGAGCTCTGGGTCTTATGCAACTTATGCCCGATACTGCAGAATGGATTGCCAACCAGATGGGTAAAAACGATTTTAAGACCCAGGACTTATATAATGAAGAAACTAATATTGCTCTGGGCAGTTGGTATCTGGCAAACCTACACAAGGAATTTAAAGGTGATACTATTCTTGTCCTAGCCTCATATAACGGCGGCAGAGGCAATGTTAAGGAATGGCTGGAAAGCAATCATTGGAATGGGGAGCACAATACTTTAGACCAGATTCCTTTTCCAGAAACCAGGCAGTTTGTGCGCAAGGTCTTATGGAATTACAAGATGTATAACTATCTATATGATGACTAA
- a CDS encoding tyrosine-type recombinase/integrase, giving the protein MSVAYIILGGIPIAKRRKNTLEPVFVSAIEEKVPEFTDAEKLFYASEKSKNRLKRTIQWHQENIQAFKRAMFEQGIELNLNNITYRTIRNNLVLYAIEKWGNQPQTVNMRIRTLKQFFDFLVSEGYLAENPAARVEKLKTANTLIVALNKDQVRRLLAVPDKDTLTGFRDYTIMLLLLDTGLRLSEISGLRISDLHFTENFIKVMGKGAKERTVPLQGKLKKTLREYLQHRGKEPDHDFVFITIDNNPIKNRTIQDRLDIISKKAGVTEIRTSPHTWRHTFARMYILNGGDAFSLKTILGHNSWEMVHRYVKIFGTEVNTQHLKASPLKNLDDNY; this is encoded by the coding sequence GTGTCAGTTGCGTACATTATCTTAGGAGGGATACCTATCGCCAAAAGAAGAAAAAATACATTGGAACCAGTATTTGTTAGTGCTATTGAGGAAAAAGTACCCGAATTCACTGATGCTGAAAAACTTTTTTATGCGAGCGAGAAGTCAAAAAACCGACTCAAACGAACTATCCAGTGGCATCAAGAAAACATCCAGGCATTTAAAAGGGCCATGTTTGAACAAGGTATTGAACTAAATCTTAATAATATAACCTACAGAACCATTCGCAACAATCTAGTTCTTTACGCTATTGAAAAATGGGGTAATCAGCCGCAAACAGTTAATATGCGTATTAGAACCTTAAAACAGTTTTTTGACTTTCTAGTAAGTGAAGGCTATCTGGCCGAAAACCCGGCTGCCCGTGTGGAAAAATTAAAAACGGCTAACACTTTAATTGTTGCATTAAATAAAGATCAGGTACGACGTCTTTTGGCCGTACCTGATAAGGATACCTTGACAGGTTTTAGGGATTATACGATTATGCTTTTGTTACTTGATACAGGTCTTAGACTTTCTGAAATCAGTGGTCTACGTATTTCCGACTTGCACTTTACCGAAAATTTTATAAAAGTTATGGGTAAAGGAGCAAAAGAAAGAACTGTGCCGCTGCAGGGTAAACTCAAGAAAACGCTTAGAGAATACCTACAACACAGGGGCAAGGAACCTGACCATGACTTTGTTTTTATCACTATTGATAATAATCCTATTAAAAACAGGACTATACAAGATAGACTGGACATTATAAGTAAAAAGGCCGGGGTAACGGAAATTCGTACTTCCCCTCACACTTGGCGACATACCTTTGCCCGTATGTATATTTTAAACGGTGGTGATGCTTTTTCTCTGAAAACCATTTTAGGACATAATAGCTGGGAGATGGTACACCGCTATGTTAAAATTTTCGGGACCGAGGTAAATACACAACATCTAAAAGCCAGTCCTTTAAAGAACCTCGACGATAATTATTGA